Proteins encoded in a region of the Halosimplex halophilum genome:
- a CDS encoding DUF7571 family protein codes for MQACQNCQTVIDEYTLDKQLEPLRELTVDDFNLCSDCVTVADGACVECGGAVYVPRSADARPDFCPACRSDRIERTGRDPGWHRGSPSTT; via the coding sequence ATGCAAGCGTGCCAGAACTGTCAGACGGTCATCGACGAGTACACCCTGGACAAACAACTCGAACCGCTGCGCGAGCTGACAGTCGACGACTTCAACCTCTGTAGCGACTGCGTGACGGTCGCCGACGGCGCGTGCGTGGAGTGCGGCGGCGCGGTCTACGTCCCCCGGAGCGCGGACGCCAGGCCGGACTTCTGCCCGGCGTGTCGCTCCGACCGCATCGAGCGGACCGGCCGGGACCCCGGCTGGCACCGCGGATCGCCCTCGACGACCTGA
- a CDS encoding NADH:flavin oxidoreductase/NADH oxidase, with product MTDLFDPLELRDTTIPNRLMVSPMCQYSCEARDGRATGWHHVHLGSRAVGGAGLVMAEATAVEKRGRITPEDLGIWNDEQADALARTTRFVREQGAVPGIQLAHAGRKASKSRPWEGSRPLYPDDGGWEVIGPSADPWPYEDDDGDPVDAPPTREMDQGDIEQVIDSFRRAAERARDAGFKVAEVHAAHGYLLHEFLSPVTNRREGDYGGDFEGRTRLTREVTEAVREVWPDGKPVFVRISGTDWFDDRESWTAEQSARLADRLAGIGADLIDVSSGGIAPGSWPEQAGPNYQLPLAETVREESESDIAVGTVGGITTPEQAQAVVANDRADLAIVGRQFLRDPYFGLRAADALDATDEVSGPPQYRRAFGF from the coding sequence ATGACCGATCTGTTCGACCCGCTCGAACTCCGGGACACGACGATCCCCAACCGGCTGATGGTGTCGCCGATGTGCCAGTACTCCTGCGAGGCCCGCGACGGGCGCGCGACCGGGTGGCACCACGTCCACCTCGGCTCGCGGGCCGTGGGCGGCGCCGGCCTCGTCATGGCCGAGGCGACCGCCGTCGAGAAGCGCGGCCGGATCACCCCCGAGGACCTGGGGATCTGGAACGACGAGCAAGCCGACGCCCTCGCCCGGACCACGCGGTTCGTGAGAGAGCAGGGCGCCGTCCCCGGGATCCAGCTGGCCCACGCCGGCCGCAAGGCCTCGAAGAGCCGGCCGTGGGAGGGGAGCCGCCCGCTCTACCCCGACGACGGCGGCTGGGAGGTGATCGGCCCGAGCGCCGACCCGTGGCCCTACGAGGACGACGACGGCGACCCCGTCGACGCGCCGCCGACCCGGGAGATGGACCAGGGCGACATCGAGCAGGTGATCGACTCGTTCCGCCGGGCGGCCGAGCGGGCCCGCGACGCCGGGTTCAAGGTCGCCGAGGTCCACGCCGCCCACGGCTACCTCCTCCACGAGTTCCTCTCGCCGGTGACCAACCGCCGCGAGGGCGACTACGGCGGCGACTTCGAGGGTCGCACCCGCCTCACCCGGGAGGTCACCGAGGCGGTGCGGGAGGTGTGGCCCGACGGCAAGCCAGTCTTCGTCCGGATCTCCGGCACCGACTGGTTCGACGACCGCGAGTCGTGGACCGCCGAGCAGTCGGCGCGGCTGGCCGACCGGCTGGCGGGGATCGGCGCGGACCTGATCGACGTGTCCAGCGGCGGGATCGCGCCCGGCTCCTGGCCCGAGCAGGCGGGACCGAACTACCAGCTCCCGCTGGCCGAGACGGTCCGCGAGGAGTCCGAGAGCGACATCGCCGTCGGGACGGTCGGCGGGATCACCACCCCGGAACAGGCCCAGGCGGTCGTCGCCAACGACCGGGCCGACCTGGCCATCGTCGGCCGGCAGTTCCTCCGGGACCCCTACTTCGGCCTCCGGGCCGCCGACGCGCTCGACGCGACCGACGAGGTCTCGGGGCCGCCCCAGTACCGCCGGGCGTTCGGGTTCTAG
- a CDS encoding alpha/beta hydrolase yields the protein MATDEPHPDVQSVLRSRRWLRSIPLSTLGARGARLLSKLGLWLQDDDPPAVGSVVDRSIPGPDGEVPVRRYRPSESGPYPTVVFYHGGGFVVGSLDTHDHLCRRLTVESGCEVLSVDYRLAPEHPFPAAVEDAYAALEWAADPGTSADVLDRDGGLAVAGDSAGGNLAAVAALMAAERDGPDLDYQSLVYPAVGTREEQDSMREYTGYVLTEDDIRWFDRCYYGTETHRRNPYADPSRACDLSGVPPATVVTAGFDPLRDGGIAYARRLVGDGVPVRFRNYPDMVHGFVGMLSEDEDVDRAGEAVDEVAADLRRALDADD from the coding sequence CTGGCGACCGACGAACCACACCCGGACGTGCAGTCGGTGCTGCGCTCGCGGCGCTGGCTCCGGTCGATCCCCCTGTCGACGCTGGGCGCCCGCGGCGCCCGGCTCCTGTCGAAACTGGGGCTGTGGCTCCAGGACGACGACCCGCCAGCGGTCGGGTCGGTGGTCGACCGCTCGATCCCGGGACCCGACGGCGAGGTCCCGGTCCGGCGCTATCGGCCGTCGGAGTCGGGGCCGTACCCGACGGTGGTCTTCTACCACGGCGGCGGGTTCGTGGTCGGGAGCCTGGACACCCACGACCACCTCTGTCGGCGGCTGACCGTCGAGAGCGGCTGCGAGGTCCTGTCGGTCGACTACCGCCTCGCGCCGGAACACCCGTTCCCGGCGGCCGTCGAGGACGCCTACGCTGCCCTGGAGTGGGCGGCCGACCCGGGGACGAGCGCCGACGTGCTGGACCGGGACGGCGGCCTGGCGGTCGCCGGCGACAGCGCCGGCGGCAACCTCGCGGCCGTCGCGGCGCTGATGGCCGCCGAGCGCGACGGGCCCGACCTGGACTACCAGAGCCTGGTCTACCCCGCGGTCGGGACCCGCGAGGAGCAGGATTCGATGCGGGAGTACACCGGATACGTGCTCACCGAGGACGACATCCGCTGGTTCGACCGCTGCTACTACGGGACGGAGACCCACCGGCGCAACCCCTACGCGGACCCCTCGCGGGCCTGCGACCTGTCGGGCGTCCCGCCGGCGACGGTCGTGACGGCCGGGTTCGACCCGCTGCGGGACGGCGGGATCGCCTACGCCCGGCGACTGGTCGGCGACGGCGTCCCCGTCCGCTTCCGCAACTACCCCGACATGGTCCACGGGTTCGTCGGGATGCTCTCCGAGGACGAGGACGTGGACCGCGCGGGCGAGGCCGTCGACGAGGTCGCCGCGGACCTGCGGCGGGCGCTGGACGCGGACGACTGA
- a CDS encoding CaiB/BaiF CoA transferase family protein, producing MAADSKILDGVTVVDLSTFVTGGFSSSMLANLGADVVKVEQPGYGDAIRHTGPPFIEGESPYYWTVNYGKRSVELDLKNDEALAALYDLIEETDIFVQNFRPGTAERLGVDYETLSERNDDLIYLAISAFGQTGPWRERSGYDLLIQGMGGIMDVTGEEGRQPVKVGLPMTDLITAMWAAFGATSALYRRELTGEGEYIDLGMLESVLPWLTKQAGQVFAGETPRRMGTKDPVLAPYQTFETGDGYINVCILNEKLWGELCEAIDRPDLVDDERFAQNSDRVEHQDELEAEIEATLAEKSTDEWIEVIAEDNGVPAGPVYSVEEALTNPQVEARGAISEIEHPEIGEIPVVEHPLKFENVDSGFELPPPLLGEHNREVFRDLGYSEEEVDELAAMGVFGGDE from the coding sequence ATGGCAGCCGATAGCAAGATCCTCGACGGGGTCACCGTCGTCGACCTCTCGACGTTCGTGACGGGCGGGTTCTCCTCGTCGATGCTGGCGAACCTCGGTGCGGACGTGGTGAAGGTCGAGCAGCCGGGCTACGGCGACGCGATCCGCCACACGGGGCCGCCCTTTATCGAGGGCGAGTCGCCGTACTACTGGACGGTCAACTACGGCAAGCGCAGCGTCGAACTCGACCTGAAAAACGACGAGGCGCTGGCGGCGCTGTACGACCTGATCGAGGAGACGGACATCTTCGTCCAGAACTTCCGGCCGGGGACCGCCGAGCGGCTCGGCGTCGACTACGAGACGCTGTCCGAGCGCAACGACGACCTGATCTACCTCGCCATCTCGGCGTTCGGCCAGACCGGCCCCTGGCGCGAGCGGTCGGGCTACGACCTGCTGATCCAGGGGATGGGCGGGATCATGGACGTGACCGGCGAGGAGGGCCGCCAGCCGGTGAAGGTCGGGCTGCCGATGACCGACCTGATCACCGCGATGTGGGCCGCGTTCGGCGCGACCTCGGCGCTGTACCGCCGGGAGCTGACCGGCGAGGGCGAGTACATCGACCTCGGGATGTTAGAGTCGGTGCTGCCGTGGCTGACCAAGCAGGCCGGGCAGGTGTTCGCCGGCGAGACCCCCAGGCGGATGGGGACGAAAGACCCCGTGCTCGCGCCGTACCAGACCTTCGAGACGGGCGACGGCTACATCAACGTCTGCATCCTCAACGAGAAGCTCTGGGGCGAGCTCTGCGAGGCGATCGACCGGCCGGACCTGGTCGACGACGAGCGGTTCGCGCAGAACAGCGACCGGGTCGAACACCAGGACGAGCTGGAGGCCGAGATCGAGGCGACCCTGGCCGAGAAGTCGACCGACGAGTGGATCGAGGTCATCGCCGAGGACAACGGGGTGCCGGCCGGCCCGGTCTACAGCGTCGAGGAGGCGCTCACCAACCCGCAGGTCGAGGCCCGAGGCGCCATCTCGGAGATAGAACACCCCGAGATCGGCGAGATACCGGTGGTCGAACACCCGCTGAAGTTCGAGAACGTCGACAGCGGGTTCGAACTGCCGCCCCCGCTGCTCGGGGAACACAACCGCGAGGTGTTCCGCGACCTGGGGTACAGCGAGGAGGAGGTCGACGAACTGGCAGCGATGGGCGTCTTCGGCGGCGACGAGTAG
- a CDS encoding TetR/AcrR family transcriptional regulator produces the protein MGSTEETVGSKDTREVIMEATFRALSERGYSDLRMRDIGEEMELTRQVIHYHFDGKRDLMSSFLEYVAEQYEGAIDVEEYDDPRAELEARIEQCLFGPGFDEFGHWERMKVYHELFAHAQNDEEHQAILDEHYDAIKDSIVRVVEDGIEAGVFRDVDAERMGQFITDAIHVGRERRLSLGHDDAPEETRAAIEAFVLDSLYVDDEPGAA, from the coding sequence ATGGGCAGTACCGAGGAGACGGTCGGGTCGAAGGACACGCGGGAGGTCATCATGGAGGCGACCTTCCGCGCGCTGAGCGAGCGCGGGTACAGCGACCTCCGGATGCGCGACATCGGCGAGGAGATGGAGCTGACCCGGCAGGTCATCCACTACCACTTCGACGGGAAGCGGGACCTGATGTCGTCGTTTCTCGAGTACGTGGCCGAGCAGTACGAGGGCGCGATCGACGTCGAGGAGTACGACGACCCGCGGGCGGAACTCGAGGCCCGCATCGAGCAGTGCCTGTTCGGGCCCGGGTTCGACGAGTTCGGCCACTGGGAGCGGATGAAAGTCTACCACGAGCTGTTCGCCCACGCCCAGAACGACGAGGAACACCAGGCCATCCTCGACGAGCACTACGACGCGATCAAAGACAGCATCGTCCGCGTCGTCGAGGACGGGATCGAGGCGGGGGTGTTCCGCGACGTCGACGCCGAGCGCATGGGCCAGTTCATCACCGACGCCATCCACGTCGGCCGCGAGCGGCGCCTCTCGCTCGGCCACGACGACGCCCCCGAGGAGACGCGGGCCGCCATCGAGGCGTTCGTCCTCGACTCGCTGTACGTCGACGACGAGCCCGGGGCCGCCTGA
- a CDS encoding amidohydrolase family protein, which produces MTRTIIRNGTVVSLDPDVGQLDDADVLVEDGEIVEVGRGLSTDNAEVIDATDHVVLPGFVDSHIHLAQTQVRGIAGDWSLMGEYFEHMLGNITGLYQPEDMYLGGLFGAFEKLHTGTTTALDWSYPNTLEHGEQAVDALQDAGLRAVYTYGPPGDDAAKWWFDSDVGLPEGNIRELHEAKIRDDDLLDLALGLRGPDFCVDETALADLELARELDALATVHMGAALWPSSVYGEDYQGFGCLEDELGPDVNVAHGNHFAQEDVDHAVEQGVSFSSTPEVEMQMGHGIPVTGKVLEAGGRPTWGVDVCSNIAGDVSSQMRVGMQVQRMLDNQEVLEGHEEVTGVSISCRDALKMATIEGARALGLEDEIGTITPGKRADLITVRTNDFLTAPAHSPVQTAVFQSDPSHIDTVMVDGEVVKRDGRLTNPLVDEEFDRFVASGERLLDEAGIDL; this is translated from the coding sequence ATGACACGAACGATCATTCGGAACGGGACGGTCGTGTCCCTCGACCCGGACGTGGGACAGTTGGACGACGCGGACGTACTGGTCGAGGACGGCGAGATCGTCGAGGTCGGGCGCGGACTGAGCACCGACAACGCGGAGGTCATCGACGCCACCGACCACGTCGTCCTGCCGGGGTTCGTCGACTCGCACATCCACCTCGCCCAGACGCAGGTCAGGGGCATCGCCGGCGACTGGTCGCTCATGGGGGAGTACTTCGAGCACATGCTCGGCAACATCACGGGCCTCTACCAGCCGGAGGACATGTACCTCGGCGGCCTCTTCGGCGCCTTCGAGAAGCTCCACACGGGGACGACGACGGCGCTGGACTGGTCGTACCCCAACACGCTCGAACACGGCGAGCAGGCCGTCGACGCGCTACAGGACGCCGGGTTGCGCGCGGTGTACACCTACGGCCCGCCGGGCGACGACGCGGCCAAGTGGTGGTTCGACAGCGACGTGGGTCTCCCCGAGGGGAACATCCGCGAGCTCCACGAGGCGAAGATCCGCGACGACGACCTGCTCGACCTGGCGCTCGGCCTCCGGGGGCCCGACTTCTGTGTCGACGAGACCGCGCTGGCGGACCTCGAACTCGCCCGGGAGCTCGACGCGCTCGCGACCGTCCACATGGGCGCTGCACTGTGGCCCTCCTCGGTCTACGGCGAGGACTACCAGGGCTTCGGGTGCCTCGAGGACGAACTCGGCCCCGACGTGAACGTCGCCCACGGCAACCACTTCGCTCAGGAGGACGTCGACCACGCCGTCGAGCAGGGCGTCTCGTTCTCGTCGACGCCGGAGGTCGAGATGCAGATGGGCCACGGCATCCCGGTCACCGGAAAGGTCCTGGAAGCCGGGGGGCGCCCGACCTGGGGCGTCGACGTCTGTTCGAACATCGCCGGCGACGTGAGCAGCCAGATGCGGGTCGGCATGCAGGTCCAGCGGATGCTGGACAACCAGGAGGTCCTCGAGGGCCACGAGGAGGTCACCGGGGTTTCGATCTCCTGCCGCGACGCCCTGAAGATGGCGACCATCGAGGGCGCGCGGGCGCTGGGCCTCGAGGACGAGATCGGGACCATCACGCCGGGCAAGCGCGCGGACCTGATCACGGTCCGGACGAACGACTTCCTGACCGCGCCGGCCCACTCGCCGGTCCAGACCGCCGTCTTCCAGTCCGACCCCTCCCACATCGACACGGTGATGGTCGACGGCGAGGTCGTCAAGCGCGACGGCCGGCTGACCAACCCCCTCGTCGACGAGGAGTTCGACCGGTTCGTCGCCTCGGGCGAACGGCTGCTCGACGAGGCCGGCATCGACCTGTGA
- a CDS encoding fumarylacetoacetate hydrolase family protein, with translation MRVGQFSADGEQPWCGIETDDGVVALPEAGAAAGVDIPRTTGELLATWEWRRKAELAVEHATETGEGLRDPDGLDRHAPVSDPEKVVCVGLNYRDHAEEGDNPIPDTPVLFSKFPTTVNGPGNTVRWDPDLTGKVDYEAELVVVIGEEARRVDPDEAFEYVAGFTVGNDVSARDLQHGDGQWIRGKSLDGFAPTGPDLVTRDEVDDPHDLDIWAEVNGERLQDSSTEEFIFGVDELVSFCSQAFTLEPGDLLFTGTPPGVGVYRDPPVLLEDGDEVTIGIEGLGELTNDFAYE, from the coding sequence ATGAGAGTAGGACAATTCAGCGCGGACGGCGAGCAGCCGTGGTGTGGCATCGAAACCGACGACGGCGTCGTCGCCCTCCCCGAGGCCGGGGCGGCCGCGGGCGTCGACATCCCGCGGACGACCGGCGAACTGCTGGCGACCTGGGAGTGGCGCCGCAAGGCCGAACTGGCCGTCGAGCACGCGACCGAGACGGGCGAGGGACTGCGCGACCCCGACGGCCTGGACCGCCACGCGCCGGTGAGCGACCCGGAGAAGGTCGTCTGCGTCGGGCTCAACTACCGCGACCACGCCGAGGAGGGCGACAACCCGATCCCCGACACGCCCGTCCTCTTCTCGAAGTTCCCGACGACCGTCAACGGGCCCGGTAACACCGTCCGCTGGGACCCCGACCTCACCGGGAAGGTCGACTACGAGGCCGAGCTGGTCGTCGTCATCGGCGAGGAGGCCCGCCGGGTCGACCCCGACGAGGCGTTCGAGTACGTCGCCGGCTTCACCGTCGGCAACGACGTGTCCGCCCGCGACCTGCAACACGGCGACGGCCAGTGGATCCGCGGCAAGAGCCTCGACGGCTTCGCCCCCACCGGCCCGGATCTCGTCACCCGCGACGAGGTCGACGACCCCCACGACCTGGACATCTGGGCGGAGGTCAACGGCGAGCGCCTGCAGGACTCCTCGACCGAGGAGTTCATCTTCGGCGTCGACGAGCTGGTCTCCTTCTGCAGCCAGGCGTTCACCCTCGAGCCCGGCGACCTCCTCTTCACGGGGACGCCACCGGGCGTCGGCGTCTACCGCGACCCGCCCGTCCTGCTGGAGGACGGCGACGAGGTGACGATCGGTATCGAGGGGCTGGGCGAACTGACGAACGACTTCGCGTACGAGTGA
- a CDS encoding alpha/beta fold hydrolase encodes MGERTEIPDDWERGFAEANGVELHYCRAGGQGPPFVVSHGFSDDGYCRLGLARELADDYDVVLYDARGHGRSGAPDEAYGPHERATDLLGLLDALAVEDPVLFGHSMGADTVAAAATRQPDRPRAVVLEDPVWRVEGSDGPGGGSEDEGRGADLAAQIERWQDASVEAVFEDEAWLGDLAESGRPGLAHRLAEARRRLRPEVTRVFEAGMLDHADVNGDIEAPTLVLKADAEGAVRERERAIADHLPDGRLVHVEGAGHTVFWDERERATEELRSFLGTV; translated from the coding sequence ATGGGTGAACGCACCGAGATCCCGGACGACTGGGAGCGCGGATTCGCCGAGGCGAACGGCGTCGAGCTACACTACTGTCGCGCGGGCGGGCAGGGGCCGCCGTTCGTCGTCTCCCACGGGTTCTCCGACGACGGGTACTGTCGGCTCGGCCTCGCCCGCGAACTCGCGGACGACTACGACGTGGTGCTGTACGACGCTCGCGGCCACGGCCGGTCCGGCGCCCCCGACGAGGCCTACGGGCCCCACGAGCGGGCGACCGACCTGCTCGGACTGCTCGACGCGCTCGCTGTCGAGGACCCGGTCCTCTTCGGCCACTCGATGGGCGCCGACACGGTCGCGGCGGCCGCGACGCGTCAACCGGACCGGCCGCGCGCCGTCGTCCTCGAAGACCCCGTCTGGCGGGTCGAGGGCAGCGACGGTCCCGGCGGTGGGTCCGAGGACGAGGGACGCGGAGCGGACCTGGCGGCGCAGATCGAACGGTGGCAGGACGCCAGCGTCGAGGCGGTCTTCGAGGACGAGGCGTGGCTCGGCGACCTCGCCGAGTCGGGGCGGCCCGGCCTGGCGCACCGACTGGCCGAGGCCAGGCGTCGGCTCCGCCCCGAGGTCACGCGCGTCTTCGAGGCCGGGATGCTCGACCACGCCGATGTCAACGGAGACATCGAGGCGCCGACGCTGGTCCTGAAGGCCGACGCCGAGGGGGCGGTGCGCGAGCGGGAACGGGCGATAGCCGACCACCTGCCGGACGGCCGACTCGTCCACGTCGAGGGCGCGGGCCACACGGTCTTCTGGGACGAGCGCGAGCGCGCGACCGAGGAACTCCGGTCGTTCCTCGGGACGGTCTGA
- a CDS encoding glycoside hydrolase family 43 protein, with protein MSYENPVLPGFHPDPTVCRVDDTFYLATSSFGYAPGVPLYRSRNLADWEPIGHALTRESQLPLDEAGASGGIFAPTLRHHEGTFYLVTTNVSGGGHFFVTAEDPAGEWSEPTWVDAPGFDPDLFWDEGTCYFTYHVDDPDAPVQQAEIDPETGELGESHTVWTGYRDPYAEAPHVYERDGTYYLLAAEGGTHAGHMVVAARADDPTGPYEPHPDNPVLTHWGRPRDAIRAVGHADLVRDGDGQWWLVCLGIRQHSMWPRYHHLGRETFLAPVSWEDGWPVVNGGEPIETEMAAPLPGERRTEPTAVERTETTFDGGLGVEWQFRGHPDRERFETGAEGLTLHGGPETLDEPGATFVGRRQTAFDCRAEATLAFDPAEGEEAGLAVFANDRHHYQVGVTRRDGRREAVVRLRIGDATDVVARRPVGARADLAVAAETERYRFLADGDELATASTRYVSTEVADGFLGVTVGPYATGRGRTCEDPALVEQFVYESL; from the coding sequence ATGTCGTACGAGAACCCCGTCCTCCCGGGTTTCCACCCGGACCCGACGGTCTGCCGAGTCGACGATACGTTCTACCTGGCGACCAGTTCCTTCGGGTACGCGCCCGGCGTCCCGCTGTACCGGAGCCGGAACCTCGCCGACTGGGAACCGATCGGGCACGCGCTGACCCGCGAGTCCCAGCTCCCGCTGGACGAGGCCGGCGCCTCGGGAGGCATCTTCGCGCCGACGCTGCGCCACCACGAGGGGACCTTCTACCTCGTCACCACGAACGTCAGCGGGGGCGGGCACTTCTTCGTGACCGCCGAGGACCCCGCGGGGGAGTGGTCGGAGCCGACCTGGGTCGACGCGCCGGGGTTCGACCCCGATCTCTTCTGGGACGAGGGGACCTGCTATTTCACCTACCACGTCGACGACCCGGACGCGCCCGTCCAGCAGGCCGAAATCGACCCGGAGACGGGCGAACTCGGCGAGTCCCACACGGTCTGGACGGGGTACCGGGACCCCTACGCCGAGGCGCCGCACGTCTACGAGCGCGACGGCACCTACTACCTGCTCGCCGCGGAGGGCGGCACCCACGCCGGCCACATGGTCGTCGCGGCGCGGGCCGACGACCCGACCGGGCCGTACGAACCGCACCCGGACAACCCGGTCCTCACCCACTGGGGGCGGCCGCGCGACGCGATCAGGGCCGTCGGCCACGCCGACCTCGTGCGGGACGGCGACGGGCAGTGGTGGCTGGTCTGCCTGGGGATCCGCCAGCACAGCATGTGGCCGCGCTACCACCACCTCGGCCGCGAGACGTTCCTCGCGCCCGTCTCCTGGGAGGACGGGTGGCCGGTGGTCAACGGCGGGGAGCCCATCGAGACGGAGATGGCGGCGCCGCTCCCCGGCGAGCGGCGGACGGAGCCGACGGCCGTCGAACGCACGGAGACGACCTTCGACGGCGGTCTGGGCGTCGAGTGGCAGTTCCGCGGCCACCCGGATCGCGAGCGCTTCGAGACGGGCGCGGAGGGCCTCACCCTCCACGGGGGTCCGGAGACGCTGGACGAACCGGGCGCCACGTTCGTCGGCCGGCGACAGACGGCCTTCGACTGTCGCGCCGAGGCGACGCTCGCGTTCGACCCCGCCGAGGGCGAGGAGGCCGGCCTGGCCGTCTTCGCGAACGACCGCCACCACTACCAGGTAGGCGTCACGCGACGCGACGGCCGCCGGGAGGCCGTCGTCCGACTCCGGATCGGCGACGCGACGGACGTGGTCGCGCGCAGGCCGGTCGGCGCGAGAGCCGACCTCGCGGTGGCGGCCGAGACCGAACGGTACCGGTTCCTCGCGGACGGGGACGAACTCGCGACGGCGTCGACGCGGTACGTCTCGACGGAGGTGGCCGACGGATTCCTGGGCGTCACGGTCGGCCCGTACGCCACCGGTCGCGGACGGACCTGCGAGGACCCCGCCCTGGTCGAGCAGTTCGTCTACGAATCGCTGTAA
- a CDS encoding TatD family hydrolase, which produces MTRPQPTRRPTDASYLDDADRVDPPTELLNLPWIDAHNHAHTLSWADRERYALSGCEGMIMVSSGYHWTPYKPVRAEDVRYLWDDAINRRAAIERDHFFEAKLGLGIHTGVRIENPDELLDAMADYCELDEVVTVGETGVTPAQHAEAWGLDEQRAVVEAQMALAADHDLPVILHTPNTGTDSKREYTRPTGGTPGYEKNTALGQEPVIEGENPHLEAVKIDVEAANDAGLSEERVVASHADPDNIEYLMEETDCYASFTIGHSWLVGVDAADVADAIDRWGPDRVMVDTDCANVLRTDPFALKRAIFELYRYGIDPADIRRVVFENQREVFGFGE; this is translated from the coding sequence ATGACACGACCACAGCCGACGCGGCGGCCGACCGACGCGTCGTATCTCGACGACGCCGACCGGGTCGACCCGCCGACGGAACTGCTGAACCTGCCGTGGATCGACGCGCACAACCACGCCCACACGCTCTCGTGGGCCGACCGCGAGCGCTACGCGCTGTCGGGCTGCGAGGGGATGATCATGGTCTCCTCGGGGTACCACTGGACCCCATACAAGCCCGTCCGCGCCGAGGACGTGCGCTACCTCTGGGACGACGCGATCAACCGCCGGGCGGCCATCGAGCGCGACCACTTCTTCGAGGCGAAACTCGGGCTGGGCATCCACACCGGCGTCCGCATCGAGAACCCCGACGAGCTGCTCGACGCGATGGCCGACTACTGCGAACTCGACGAGGTCGTCACGGTCGGCGAGACGGGCGTCACGCCCGCCCAGCACGCGGAGGCCTGGGGCCTGGACGAGCAGCGTGCCGTCGTCGAGGCCCAGATGGCGCTGGCGGCCGACCACGACCTGCCGGTCATCCTCCACACGCCCAACACCGGGACGGACTCGAAACGGGAGTACACTCGGCCGACCGGCGGCACCCCCGGCTACGAGAAGAACACCGCGCTCGGGCAGGAGCCCGTCATCGAGGGCGAGAACCCGCACCTGGAAGCCGTGAAGATCGACGTGGAAGCCGCCAACGACGCCGGACTGTCCGAGGAACGGGTCGTCGCCTCCCACGCCGATCCAGACAACATCGAGTACCTCATGGAGGAGACCGACTGCTACGCGAGTTTCACCATCGGCCACTCCTGGCTGGTCGGCGTCGACGCGGCGGACGTTGCCGACGCCATCGACCGCTGGGGCCCCGACCGGGTCATGGTCGACACCGACTGCGCGAACGTCCTCAGAACGGACCCCTTCGCGCTCAAGCGAGCGATATTCGAACTGTACCGCTACGGGATCGACCCCGCGGACATCCGGCGGGTCGTGTTCGAGAACCAGCGCGAGGTCTTCGGGTTCGGGGAGTAG